A genomic region of Synechococcus sp. NOUM97013 contains the following coding sequences:
- a CDS encoding glycosyltransferase family 2 protein gives MKTSIIIPCYNEKNAIRETIECIDSVIRESKLNDIEIIAVNDGSTDGSEHVLNALASESENGNLLVVHHKRNQGYGAALKTGIRRSQSDYICITDADGTYPNERIPDLIVQITSKDLDMVVGARIGPNVDYSKIRSIPKMILVPWVSFLCGTDVPDMNSGLRIFRRDRSLDFLKLLPDGFSFTTTITICLLRNRYAVEFTPISYAKRIGKSHIKPIRDTLRFTQLILRTGMYFAPLRLLSPLIVSLAALFTASGLYDLTVLNNLTDKTVLLGFASLNVFMFALLADMIDKRSR, from the coding sequence ATGAAGACATCAATCATCATTCCTTGCTACAACGAAAAAAATGCCATTCGCGAGACGATCGAATGCATTGACTCGGTGATTCGTGAATCGAAGCTCAACGACATTGAGATTATTGCCGTGAACGATGGATCCACCGATGGATCTGAGCATGTTCTGAACGCCCTGGCTTCTGAAAGCGAGAACGGCAATCTGCTCGTAGTGCATCACAAGCGCAATCAGGGCTACGGAGCCGCCCTTAAAACAGGCATCCGAAGAAGCCAGAGTGATTACATCTGCATCACCGACGCAGATGGCACCTACCCCAACGAGCGGATTCCTGACCTGATCGTACAGATCACCAGCAAAGATCTCGACATGGTGGTGGGCGCTCGAATCGGCCCCAACGTTGATTACTCCAAGATCCGCTCCATCCCCAAGATGATTCTGGTGCCATGGGTGTCTTTTCTTTGCGGCACCGACGTCCCTGACATGAACTCAGGCCTAAGAATTTTCAGACGCGATCGGTCACTCGATTTCCTCAAACTGCTACCGGACGGTTTCAGCTTTACAACCACCATCACCATCTGCTTACTACGCAACCGCTACGCCGTTGAATTCACGCCGATCAGCTACGCCAAACGCATCGGCAAAAGCCACATTAAGCCAATCCGCGACACACTCCGATTCACACAACTCATTCTACGCACGGGGATGTATTTCGCCCCACTACGGCTTCTTTCTCCGCTGATCGTTAGCCTCGCAGCCCTTTTCACGGCGAGTGGACTTTATGACTTAACCGTGCTGAACAACCTCACGGACAAAACAGTCCTGCTTGGCTTTGCAAGCCTAAATGTGTTTATGTTTGCGCTTCTTGCCGACATGATCGACAAGCGATCGAGGTAA